ttcccatcctctatggtagcatataccatgtccatccacaagtactcctcaccccaggccagcaggaagcagatagagaagagtAGACATTCATCCCTATCCCATATAATGGAAGGCTGGAATGAGAGgagcccaggaggatggagacagaccgccATACACCCCAACTATTGCTGCTCACctgagagacttgctgtggacGCCCCTCCCAGAATGTGGAAGTGCAAGTTAGGCAGCAAGAAACGAGGACCTGTGGGAAGCAACTGCCTGCACAGACTAACTGCCTACACGGATTAACTGtgctctgtcatgggacttgagtccctacacctcccttgaccttccctttcttctccattttccctgccACAAGGTCCCACCGTGGACTCCAACCACAGACTCCCACCACAGATGCTTTATAAGcctaacacctccttgcagtcaaAGCTGATGCCGTCGtgggctctgcccagccccctcagAGACCTTAATAAATCCCTCTTGTGTACTATTTGGTCTTGtgcattcctccctcagcaacctaacggaaaatgtttggaatattgtttaacacacagactacttgcgtaggatacacagaaaactcgatataataaaatcagtgatACCAGATCACTGTTAGTTTTTAACAATGTGACAACATTATGGTATAAGTTTTAGAGTATTCAGTTCAAGGGCATATATAATCTTCAGAATGTGGTACTCCCATCAATTCCTCAGTTCTCATTGTATCAATCCGCAATGAAATCTCATACCCTTTGGATGGTACTTCCCCACATTTCCTCTCCTAACACAAGCAACcatcaatctttttttgtctctatggctatagatattttgcctggtgcccagggcccttccatgtcttggttagtgATAAAGgtcatggtttgttttgttttgttttgttttgtttttgattgtgtatttgttttttttttcttttctttttgtctttttaatttttggactGTACGTGgggatgcagaagttctcaggacagggattgaacccatagcacaGCAGAGATCAGAACACTTTTGTAACAAGCTAGCCACCATAGAACACTGGctatgtttttctgaatataaatactgCACAGATTCTAGTTATACACTCTAAAGAGCTGCATAGCTTTTGTTTCACtttgccgtttttttttttctcttccatttacaAGGTTTTACATAACAGTCACAAGTTCTTATATGCACAAGAGAGAACTTGCGTTTACTTCagggatgaaatggatttatttatttatgtgattttttattaaaaagattccattggaatAGGATCTCATttgctgatctcatttttttttctctctttgggttaCTGTTCAAGTACGGagctcatattttatattaactgggctaatttcatagagaagtaAACCCTGACTGAAGGTGATGCTCAGATTGCTAGGAGACTAGAGTCTTGTGATGTCACAGCTACTCAGGCTGGCAACCATTGTGATGGATTGGATAGTTTATCTGTGTAGGCTTACCAAATcagcatttaaaactgcagagttcaaAAGCCATGCAGGTGAGAAAAGTAGCTGAAGAGAAATTTATCTGAGATGGCAAATGCTCCTTCAGAAATTCAAGGTGTGTCTCCTAAAGATGAATCAACTGGTTCAGAATCCTCCATTACATCTCCATGGTGTGAAAACTCAATCATTGTggacttggacttgaggtctcagattgaagaaaaagctttccaggcttTGTCTGAGGGCTCCCTGATGAAAGAGCCATGCCACacattgtgtgcctctgaaccagatggagataatgattttcctcctctgccctttcccagaaaactttgggaaattgttgaaagtgatcgatttaagtccatttggtgggatgaaaatggaacctcgatcgtgattaatgaagaacgcttcaagaaagaagttctggagagaaaggctcccttcagaatttttgaaactgagagtatgaaaagcttaGTTCGACAGCTTAGCCTTTATGGATTTACTAAATTGcgaaggaattttcaaagacctGCCTCACTAGCCAACATTCTTGCAGAAGATAATGAAGTCTCTGCTTGGAACAAGGTATTATGAAATGTCCAGTTACTATTTACAGAGGGacatctgcaaatatgttcatacatataGGGTCATAGTAGACCTTGAAAGTGGGATGAAGTACTGCTACGCTTTTAAGTTGAAGGCcacttggtcataaaatatttggggtgaTAGAGAAATTTCCTAGCCACCTGAAGCCTTCTCGATGAACCTCACCCAATACAAGCCCCTGAACCTCATACTGTTACTGTAAATGcaccaggcatttttatttaaggaccATAATTGCCTGTTCCCactacataaatttttgaaaatgttagtaatagatgagtattatttcctgacattaactctgtgtgatgaaacaagtcagatttgtatggattctttgtcctcgtatctttgtttaaaaggtcactaaatacctttctcttttggttttagctgcagttctaccataatccaaattttaaacgaggctgtccccatctgttggtgaggatgaaaagaagagtcagggtgaaaaatgcttctccagtGTCGGCTTCTCTACTTCAAGGTTGCAGCAAGAAGCGCTCTAGAACAGGGGGTAATGTGGATAACCATAATTCTGATGTGGCTGCAGAAACTCGTGGAGAAGATGCATTTTCAGCCTCTACAAACCTAAATGTGCCTTTAATAAGATGGCCTTACATgagccagagaatttctaatacaactaccCCAACTAGAAgtggtctttcttctccatcatcaccatcattcaggccaccaggacaaattgtcatggctcaacatgctatttttagtcagttgaccacgtttcacatgcactcacaaagcagctactctccagcaagtggccacatcgtgaatttcattacaactaccacttccatttctcagtaCCGCTGTATTTCTTACTTCCCAAGTGGTTATTTTGgactgagggtggagccttctccTTTGCCAACCAGATACCAGAATATATCACCAACTGAGGGCCCTCTGTCTAACCCCCAACCAGCAGCCCATCCATGGTTCCCAATGCCAGTGGCCACTGACACATCTGCTGCCTCGCTTTCAAGGCCAAATCCTCAGTCCTCTTCCGTATCTGAACATCACCCTAATTACCACTGACCTATCAAAGGACTATAGGTTATGCAGGAGAGTGAAGATGAACATTTATGCTGGCAAATGTCACCAAATTCCTGCAATTCTGTTATTTCAGCAATAAACTTGTATGTTCATCTTCAtagcttccatttctttacttttgacaCAGTTAAGAGTAAAAggatgctgcatttctttttctaaaatgatttttccatcatagctggtttactgtgttcgaTCACTTTCATACTGTGccgcaaagtggcccagtcacacacccacccacccaagacacacacccacacacatacatatcctttgtttcacattatgctgcatcaaaagtgactagagatagttcccattgctatacagcatgacCTCATTGCATACCcgctccacatgcaatagtttgcattttcaacccccaaatcccagttcATCACAATcctgcaccctcccccttggcaaccaaaacccTGTTGTCCAAATCCATGGgtgtctttcctgtggaaagtttcagttgtgccatatgtcacattccacacataagtgatgtcatattgtgcttgccttcctccttctggcttacttcacttagtaggagagtctccagttccagccgtgttgctgcaaatggcattattctgttcttttcttatggctgagtggtgttgcattgtgtatatatacaacatcccttaatccattctttccaacggtcatttaagttatttccatgtctttcctcttgtgaatagtgctgcattggaCATACATGCGCACATAaagttttcatggaaatttttttttccccaggtgtatgcccaagagtgggattgctgcgtgacatgctagttctatatttagttttctgaagtgtttccatagcggttgtaacaatttacattcgtcccacagtgtaagagagttttcttttctccataccctctctagccttttctcatgtgtggacttgttaatgtcggccattctgtccagtgtgaagtgatacctcatagtagtgtagatttgcatttctctaataaacagtgatgttgagaatttctttatgtgcttgttggccctctgtatattctctttggagaaatgtctatgcaggtctcttTCCCATGGTTCCAGTGAGTAattggctgttttgttgttgaggtgtataagttgGTTGTAGATTTTAGAGATTGCGACCTTAttagttgcatcatctgaaataaTTGTCTCCCATTGCAGGTTGTCCTTTTGTCGTTTTAATTGTTTCCAATGGCAGATTATTTTGccgttttttaatatttgaaatgtttgataATTAGAGAGGAGCATTTGACATGTCCCCTAGCTGTaactgtttcaaaaaggaaaatggaactaaggaaatagagaatagctgccaagagatttctgaaatagtccaAGTTGTATTGAATTGGGGTCTCAATTATGATGGTGTGGAAAAAGGggcaaataaaagtcaatttggaaagggaaaatacatagtatttacgTAGTGTTTTCTCAGCTGCATTATAGTCTATCTGTTACTTCAAATGGAACTTGGATATTAGTTGACACGATTGTcttcattgcaaagaaaaaataaatcaataaattccattgagttcccatgatggcaaagaggttaacacacctaactagtgtccatgaggaagcagcttcaccctctgccctcgctctgtggtttaaagccccagagttgccctgagctgtgatgtgagttaaagatgtggctcagtcccAGCATTGCTACGGCAATGTAAGCAGCAGAcagagctctgctttgaccctgaCTGGGAttgcccatatgccacaggggtgaccctctaaagaaaaaaaaaaaaaggtatacaattacttaaaaagtacatttcacaCTCCAAACGATAACATATTTTAGCTTATTCAGGAACCATGACCATAATTTACACCATAAGTGCAACAACAATATCCACATGACATCATCAGAGATTGCATCACTGTCATCACAGGGTGGCATTTTATCAGTgaaatatctacaaaaaaaaagtagtagaaaaaaaatgtgggtgtcattttctctaaaatcctcaaactgttctaggttatttttgcctttatctccACCCCTTTATATGTCCCGATTCACACATAGAGGTTGCTTTCTTGTTTTACACAAAGACAGGCTTAAATACAAATGCCAGCCTTTAACACCAAACCTCAGCCAGGTGAACAGGTCCCTTGAAGATATAGAATCTGTTTGACTTAGCAGcttcttatgtttctcttttactgtctttctggagtacattcagaagaattattttcaatcaaACCAAGAGTCACCTCAGAGCTATCCTTGGAGTAGAAAGGACCCCACTTTGTCTtaaaaagcaaggtgccattgttgcagaggggaaaaggaggaggggcagatgccaAAGGAATCTCCCTGCTCACACGTGCACAGGctttcagagggcagggtgcacctggtgcaggccacaggtggcaagaagccacttgcttgtgCTACAGCAGCCTGGACACTTCTTGTGCTGGCTATAGGTGTCCAGATCCTTCTGGTGGGGGCTAAGGGCATCAAGTGGGTAAGTGAGATGTGGTGCCTCCTGAGCGatctacaggcagtggggacaacccaaagcagtcatctcagaaaccacagggagtCAAGGCCTGCCACCGGTAGGGGTGTGTGATCAGGTCCAATCTCTGaccacagtcacctcagaggtcagaagTCAGAGCGGGCActacaactgagcaccacccagtATTGCTGTCAACACCCTGGCCATATAACCGCCCTGCAACTGTCAGTGCAAAATGCTCTGACAGTTGCACGGAAGAAGCACCCAGAAGGTTGAACACTGCCCTTTGCCAAGACCCTGTAACTAGGAGCAGTGTTGcaccacctcctgtgtgggctaagagggacaggCTGCTTCTTATAAGGGTCCTCAGTTGGGGGGGCAAACCACCAGAGGTgtgcatggcctgctaccactaggggtccaggaACAGGCACCCCTTGTGGCCCTAATCACCACAGAGGGCACCTCAGAAGaggtcattgtgaccaaacattacctgtttctgctccaagttctctgggaactcacaaaccatgccactgccactgccactgccactaccaaatgctctgggcacctcatgATTCTGCAAAAAGCTCATTATCACTCCCAAGGCTTTGAaacaaggagtagcctgtgccacctccctgcatGTACTTGCTGCTGCTAAGACCCCAGCAAGAAGGCACTACCAGCCCTAACCactacctccctctccctggaaaaCACTCTGCACCCTCGGGATAATGGCCTGCTCACTCCCAAGATTGAGCCAGCAAGAATGCAATCCTCCATGCCCCAAATAAATGGTaacaccccacaaaatacaaagggttgctcttgcctagaagtaaccctccaagactagagtttggcttccccaa
The DNA window shown above is from Sus scrofa isolate TJ Tabasco breed Duroc chromosome Y, Sscrofa11.1, whole genome shotgun sequence and carries:
- the LOC110257904 gene encoding heat shock transcription factor, Y-linked-like, which encodes MANAPSEIQGVSPKDESTGSESSITSPWCENSIIVDLDLRSQIEEKAFQALSEGSLMKEPCHTLCASEPDGDNDFPPLPFPRKLWEIVESDRFKSIWWDENGTSIVINEERFKKEVLERKAPFRIFETESMKSLVRQLSLYGFTKLRRNFQRPASLANILAEDNEVSAWNKLQFYHNPNFKRGCPHLLVRMKRRVRVKNASPVSASLLQGCSKKRSRTGGNVDNHNSDVAAETRGEDAFSASTNLNVPLIRWPYMSQRISNTTTPTRSGLSSPSSPSFRPPGQIVMAQHAIFSQLTTFHMHSQSSYSPASGHIVNFITTTTSISQYRCISYFPSGYFGLRVEPSPLPTRYQNISPTEGPLSNPQPAAHPWFPMPVATDTSAASLSRPNPQSSSVSEHHPNYH